ATATCTTCAGGGATCTGAAGCCGGACAATATGCTCATTTCTAATCAAGGCCACATAAAGTTGACAGATTTTGGGCTTTCCAGAGTTACTCTGAACAGAGGTAATTGGTTGTATTTCTTataatgtgtttttatttgtCATCTTCTAGTATCTTGAATATTTTACGTTCTAGTAGTGGACAGAGGCTCTAGTTAAGTAAGTCTATATGCTGCAGTAATACTGATTCTAGTTGGTAATAAATACTAATAAAGTGCTTGCTGGCTAAGGAACTGCAATGTACCTTACGGATAAAGTATTTATTCTTTGGGACAAGGATGTATGAAGAATGGTATAGGGACATTTCTTTTAAGTGATACAGATTTCAAAGTTTTCTACAGAGTCCATCAGGAGAAATCAAGGAATGAATGGCTAATACTGGCATTTGCTTGGTGTATCACTACCTATTTCTGTCTTTTGATGcatgtgggggttttttggagggtggggtgggatgtttttcttctctgtgcttgtgTATATTAGTTTCTAACCTGACCTGGGACTTTGCCAGTGTTAATGTGAGAGACAGGAGGAGGACAAGGAAGTGAAAGAAGTAATGAGTCTTGCCTAACGGAAGGTTATGAATTGCTGCTTTAGTATATGAACACATCCTGTTGTTTTTAAGTAGCAGAAAATGTAGCTGACTTTTGTCAAATGACTGTCTGGTACAGACAGTAGGCTGCAGATCTTGGGGAGAACAGCCACTTCTGAAGCAATTGTCTCCTCCAACCCCTTAGCCATGTCAGCCCAACTTATGCCGGGCAGCAGAAACTTAGTTTTCTAACAAGCATTAGGGGAATATAGTTTTTAAATGCAGTCAACCAGGGGAATACAGAAATTCAGAGTTGTCTATGGAGTTCCTGATTTATGGTTTTAAAAGTATAGGGAAAAGTGCTAAGTATACTCTATTTTCTGTTATATGCTGCTTTAATTGATAACTTGTAACAGAACAGACTATTATGTTTAGCTTAATGTGACAGAGAAGAAGCTATGAGCCTAGCTACCTTCTCTGCTGAGCAAAAGATGGCATCTGAAGTTGAATTTTCACTTATGAAAAGCTCATCTCCAGCTTCTTTTCAAGACATCCTTGGAAAGAGGGCATGCGTTGAACCAAACATATCATCTTAGCTCGCAGACTGTAGGCTAGAATCTCTACCTAAAAACGAAGAACTTAAAAACTGAAACTgattctgatttaaaaaacataataaaaattacAGTATAGCATGCTGGAAAAGAAATTGGACTTCTACTGTTCTGAATTTGTAAAGTGTGATTTTTATGAAAGCGATACACCAGGAAATAAATGGCTTTTATTGAATAAGAATGTACagaaatgtcttcatttgcttttGGTGGCTTCTTTTGTATATTTGTTCATTATGTCACTAAACTTTTCTCTTGACCTAACTTAAATATTAAGTAAATGTCTgtaatttcacttttttaatagtaaaagggaaaaactgaaaagtttttttttccactccaaTCTGTTTGTAGAGATAAATATGATAGATATCCTCACTACACCATCAATGGCAAAGCCGAAACAAGACTACTCACGTACTCCTGGGCAACTGTTGTCTCTCATCAGCTCTCTGGGTTTTGTAAGCAATTACTACTTTCTTTGAGAAAACTGAAAGATTGAAGTACTTCATTGTCTTAAATACAGTTATTGGACCGATAAGATTTTTATTACATCTTTAGTTTCAGTTAATAGAATGTTTTATGATGCGTTTCCAGTACTTTGAAGTTCTAGAGAGATTACCCGGGACTATATTTCGAATCAGTGACTATCaattgtacttaaaaaaaaaaaaaaaaaaaaaaaaattcagtatatGGGTATGGCTCAGTTCCCATGCATATTTAATAAAGAATATGTAAAGTTGCGCTTACAATCCTGGATGCTTTGTTCAGGCCTCATTATCTCTTTTTACATGTGTTTCTTTTTGCTTGATAGTATACCCCTGTTGGAACAAAAATGCCAGGGCCCAATTCGCATCGAGCTTCTGATGATCTGTGTGGAGTGGTTTCTCCTGCATCTGTAGTCCAAAAGGAAAATACCCCTCTTTCAACAAAATTATTCAAAACATGTGAGTATACTGAGTCTTATAGCAAGTAACACTCTCAGCTACAagctttattttgtttggttttaactGATGTGAACAGCTAGGATCACTTGTAAAAGACAGTGCTTCTATCAGTATTTTGCTGTCTATGAATCCTTCTGTTTTTAAGGTGTGACTTTTCTTAGATTACTGCTGTCACCTTTTGATTTTCAAATGCACAACCACTGAATTCAAAATGACCCTTTAAGATTTTACAGAAATAGTGACAGTTCTTGGCTTACtttgttgaaaataatttaatataacCACTTATGCTTTcatttaaattcttattttcatgctttgacatttccaaaccaaaatgaaaaagataGTTATTGTGCTAATACTAATGTCGTTTTTAAAGGTCTTGTCAAGTCCCTACCTCAAAAATGAGTGAACTGATTATGCAGGAAAGACAATAAGAGAAAAATTACCATATCACACAGAGCCTTCCATAATTTCATTCAGAGTGATAGCTTGACATAGTGTGAAGCTGGATAATATATGCTGTATATGCTGCTTATTTGGATCGACATTTGAATTATAtatatgggggttttttttcccttcaaggtCTTGATAATTCTGCATTCACCCCTGGGATGCCAGTGAGGAGTTTAACTCCAACTCTACTTCAGTCAAGAAAAAGGTTTGGTACCTCCAGTGCCAGTAGTCAGTCACACACACGTGTGTCTAGTATGGAATCAGAatgctgcagcagccccaggtGGGAGAAGGATGTAGAGGTCAGGATTGCTTCATTTTTCCACTACAAATTAAAATGACGTTGTACTTGTATATGTGCTATATGCAAATCTTCCTTACTTTTTCTAGATATTAGAAATGTAGAGAAGTCCAGCTACAGGAAAAGAGCTCATTGTAATCCTTGTTGAGTAGGAGTATTTTGGATCAAACTATTATTATtaccttcctttcctcctcctccacccccccctACCCCTGGGGGGGGAAAAATTGTAGTCCTGTGCAACATAAGAGCAAATGCCATCTAGCTTGCAGGAAAGGGGTGGAAGGGAAGGTTACTCCTGAGTTCAGCCCTATACGTCATAAGGTGGGCAGTGCTGAGAGCACTGGCGCTCTGGAAGCTGACCTTTTATCTATAGTTTTATTAGCCCAGCACGCAGATGGGAAAATCCTTTGAAAAGGCAGaaattgggggggaaaaaaatatatatatatatataaaaaacatactCATTTCAGTCTGCTACCAGCtaggaaaagctgaaaatgttttaaGTTTTTAAGATTTGTATTACTGAAGGTTTTTGTAACAGTTAATCTAGCATAGGTAATTGGCAATAGCTGATTTAAATACTTTCTCCAATTTTAAACTGTTGATGAAATTCTGTACGGACAAATGTAGAAGACCTAAAGGAAAACGTGACCTTCCTATTTAGCTGTTTGTCACTATTCCTATTTATCTCACacacaaaacagaagaatttatatttaaatctATTTACAATTCTTTATCTGTTCACTTTCTAAGGCCTTGCTTTTAATATTGTACTACCAAAGCTAgcagtaaaattaaaatttccttttgtCGCCTCTAAAGTGTAACATACCACAAGGTAGTATGGGTTAGCTTAATTTCTTAATACAAAATGATAAAATCTTCCTCTTTAAGCTTTGAAAAATACTAGGCTTTCTATTGTATTCTAGCAAGCTTGTTTTCTGTGTCCTAAAAAGTCAAATTACCGAAGTTGCTCCCTAATTTAATTTTTGGATTTCTTGGAATGTATCATTTATTACTTTTATCGCTACTACTGATTAGAAAGAATAAGTAATGTTTGCTAACTTTCAATTATTTATTGAAATGGAAAGAAGATATTTTCAAGGGCACATTTCTGTAAAGCTGTGATCATATTTTTCTTGATACTCAAAACTTTTAATGTGCTTATTTGCAGCAAACTGAAGATGAACTATGTTCTACAACACGCAAAACAAATAACAGCGGGTCAGCTCCCCTTTCTAATGTACAATTACTGAATGGCAAAGATattaaagaattaaagaaaaaagaacttgaGTCAGCCATTTCTCCCATCAGTAGCAATGATTCTAGCAGCAGGCAGAAATTAGTAATTGAACATTCTGATGTGATGGGTACTCCTGTAACTGCACTGGATGTGAAAGGCATAGTCAGAAAATGTCTCTCTGAAAATAAGATTTGGGAAGAAAAACTTGCTGCAAATAAAAGTCATACGACTAATGAGACAGGAGAAACTTCCAGTCACCAGCAGTCACCTTCATGGTTGAATGATCCTATCAAGTCTATCAAAGAGGAAGAAATTCTTGAAAAACCAGGTGTAAAAAGAGGCTTTGAACTAGTTGATACTAGTCCTTGTCAGGAACTTAACTATGTtaaaaaaagcaatgcagaatATAAACGTGGCTGTCGAATCTCAGAATTTCAAGTAAACCAAAGGACAGGTTTGACAACAGAAATTCAGTCCTTAATGCTTTGTGATGATAGATGCCTACAAGAGACCTGCAAAAGCAAGGAACAAATTACGGGTTATGTTGGAAGGCAGCAAACACTAGATAAACCCATTACTCCAATAATAGCTAAAAATCTTATGTGTGACCTGGATGCGGACTATGACAAGGATGATAAAAAGGAGTATATGAATTCAAGTTTCTTAGGCACTAATGATGAAAAGCCTCTAGGAATCCTTAGTGCAGACTCTGATTTATCCTTTCCTGAAATGTCTGTTACAGAGAGCCATTTAGAAAAGCAGCTCTTAGATTTGGATAAAAGTGTTAAAGACCTCTCCTTTGAAGAACTAAAACCCGAAGACATGCTAATAACATCATCAAAATCCCAAGATGCTTCACAAAATGGAGAAGAGCATGTTGTCCAGGACTGCAAGTTGTTACATCATGCACAAGATGACCAAAAACATGTGGCGGAAACTCACCTTGACACAGTATCTTCTCCTTCAGAAAAGATAATGAAAACAATGAACGTcttcaaaaaaaattctgttgtttTTCGAAGCTATAACAGTCCAATTAATGTATCCAATGCATCTGAGCCATGTAGTATGGCTTCCTTGGATATAATGGAATTTTCACCTGCTTGTAGTGGATCTTACCCAACAGCTATTACTCCATCACAGAAAGGAAGACCACATAGGGTATATCAGGTCTGTAATGAGACATGCAGAAATCGTGTCTGAGTGTGTATTAGGTATTAGCGATGTGAAATTATCCTCTTGGTTTGTAACTTAAGAAAAGTCAACTAGTCGGAGGTAGTCTGTCAAAGATGACTTGCACTGACAAACTTGGGCTTATTGCACTTGTGCAGCCGGAATGATTGTTTCAGTAAGAGGTTAGCAATAACTGCATGTCCACTGTTTGCCTTTGGTCCAGCGAACATTGTCTTAGTCTGCCTCTCACAGAAGTCCTTTGCTTTTACTGCGAACACCTAAAGAAACCCTGTGTTATTTTGTCACAACATACTTCTGGAGCAGTGTGGTACTTCCTGTGAGTTATTTTACGTTTCCTGATGTAATGGAGTGTCTTTGACTTTTGTTCCCTACCTTCTCCGCTCCCCCCCCCAATGAAGGCTGTGAAAGCTGTTGAGTTGCTGGTAACTTCTCTTctgtctgctgtttttttccttctgggtaGAATTGATGATGTGATGTGTACTGTCAAGTGCCAGTTACAAGCATATTCTGAAGACATGCAAGCAGTAACAGCTGCCTGCTGTTATGAGGATTTTGCTTTGACTGTGTTAATC
This Dromaius novaehollandiae isolate bDroNov1 chromosome 2, bDroNov1.hap1, whole genome shotgun sequence DNA region includes the following protein-coding sequences:
- the MASTL gene encoding serine/threonine-protein kinase greatwall isoform X3, which produces MHWLSVKVLSLCTYTTHFSQLIMSIWDLKPDNMLISNQGHIKLTDFGLSRVTLNREINMIDILTTPSMAKPKQDYSRTPGQLLSLISSLGFYTPVGTKMPGPNSHRASDDLCGVVSPASVVQKENTPLSTKLFKTCLDNSAFTPGMPVRSLTPTLLQSRKRFGTSSASSQSHTRVSSMESECCSSPRWEKDVEQTEDELCSTTRKTNNSGSAPLSNVQLLNGKDIKELKKKELESAISPISSNDSSSRQKLVIEHSDVMGTPVTALDVKGIVRKCLSENKIWEEKLAANKSHTTNETGETSSHQQSPSWLNDPIKSIKEEEILEKPGVKRGFELVDTSPCQELNYVKKSNAEYKRGCRISEFQVNQRTGLTTEIQSLMLCDDRCLQETCKSKEQITGYVGRQQTLDKPITPIIAKNLMCDLDADYDKDDKKEYMNSSFLGTNDEKPLGILSADSDLSFPEMSVTESHLEKQLLDLDKSVKDLSFEELKPEDMLITSSKSQDASQNGEEHVVQDCKLLHHAQDDQKHVAETHLDTVSSPSEKIMKTMNVFKKNSVVFRSYNSPINVSNASEPCSMASLDIMEFSPACSGSYPTAITPSQKGRPHRVYQTPHQGDADTPYRTPKSIRRGAAPVEGERILGTPDYLAPELLLTKPHGSAVDWWALGVCLFEFLTGIPPFNDETPTQVFQNILKRDIPWPEGEEKLSDHAENAIDILLTIDSTKRAGLKELKHHPLFHGVDWDNLQHQTMPFIPQPDDETDTSYFEARNNAQHLTVSGFSL
- the MASTL gene encoding serine/threonine-protein kinase greatwall isoform X1, which codes for MGTVEPAVGTRPDDGDTVGVRRIEVPRPPSIEEFTIVKPISRGAFGKVYLGRKAGRLYAVKVMKKADMINKNMVHQVQAERDALALSKSPFIVHLYYSLQSANNVYLVMEYLIGGDVKSLLHIYGYFDEEMAVKYISEAALALDYLHRHGIIHRDLKPDNMLISNQGHIKLTDFGLSRVTLNREINMIDILTTPSMAKPKQDYSRTPGQLLSLISSLGFYTPVGTKMPGPNSHRASDDLCGVVSPASVVQKENTPLSTKLFKTCLDNSAFTPGMPVRSLTPTLLQSRKRFGTSSASSQSHTRVSSMESECCSSPRWEKDVEQTEDELCSTTRKTNNSGSAPLSNVQLLNGKDIKELKKKELESAISPISSNDSSSRQKLVIEHSDVMGTPVTALDVKGIVRKCLSENKIWEEKLAANKSHTTNETGETSSHQQSPSWLNDPIKSIKEEEILEKPGVKRGFELVDTSPCQELNYVKKSNAEYKRGCRISEFQVNQRTGLTTEIQSLMLCDDRCLQETCKSKEQITGYVGRQQTLDKPITPIIAKNLMCDLDADYDKDDKKEYMNSSFLGTNDEKPLGILSADSDLSFPEMSVTESHLEKQLLDLDKSVKDLSFEELKPEDMLITSSKSQDASQNGEEHVVQDCKLLHHAQDDQKHVAETHLDTVSSPSEKIMKTMNVFKKNSVVFRSYNSPINVSNASEPCSMASLDIMEFSPACSGSYPTAITPSQKGRPHRVYQTPHQGDADTPYRTPKSIRRGAAPVEGERILGTPDYLAPELLLTKPHGSAVDWWALGVCLFEFLTGIPPFNDETPTQVFQNILKRDIPWPEGEEKLSDHAENAIDILLTIDSTKRAGLKELKHHPLFHGVDWDNLQHQTMPFIPQPDDETDTSYFEARNNAQHLTVSGFSL
- the MASTL gene encoding serine/threonine-protein kinase greatwall isoform X2, with the protein product MKKADMINKNMVHQVQAERDALALSKSPFIVHLYYSLQSANNVYLVMEYLIGGDVKSLLHIYGYFDEEMAVKYISEAALALDYLHRHGIIHRDLKPDNMLISNQGHIKLTDFGLSRVTLNREINMIDILTTPSMAKPKQDYSRTPGQLLSLISSLGFYTPVGTKMPGPNSHRASDDLCGVVSPASVVQKENTPLSTKLFKTCLDNSAFTPGMPVRSLTPTLLQSRKRFGTSSASSQSHTRVSSMESECCSSPRWEKDVEQTEDELCSTTRKTNNSGSAPLSNVQLLNGKDIKELKKKELESAISPISSNDSSSRQKLVIEHSDVMGTPVTALDVKGIVRKCLSENKIWEEKLAANKSHTTNETGETSSHQQSPSWLNDPIKSIKEEEILEKPGVKRGFELVDTSPCQELNYVKKSNAEYKRGCRISEFQVNQRTGLTTEIQSLMLCDDRCLQETCKSKEQITGYVGRQQTLDKPITPIIAKNLMCDLDADYDKDDKKEYMNSSFLGTNDEKPLGILSADSDLSFPEMSVTESHLEKQLLDLDKSVKDLSFEELKPEDMLITSSKSQDASQNGEEHVVQDCKLLHHAQDDQKHVAETHLDTVSSPSEKIMKTMNVFKKNSVVFRSYNSPINVSNASEPCSMASLDIMEFSPACSGSYPTAITPSQKGRPHRVYQTPHQGDADTPYRTPKSIRRGAAPVEGERILGTPDYLAPELLLTKPHGSAVDWWALGVCLFEFLTGIPPFNDETPTQVFQNILKRDIPWPEGEEKLSDHAENAIDILLTIDSTKRAGLKELKHHPLFHGVDWDNLQHQTMPFIPQPDDETDTSYFEARNNAQHLTVSGFSL